The following proteins are encoded in a genomic region of Xenopus laevis strain J_2021 chromosome 3L, Xenopus_laevis_v10.1, whole genome shotgun sequence:
- the vamp8.L gene encoding vesicle associated membrane protein 8 L homeolog, translated as MDRRPDMGGATAPAAPDHVRDLQSEVEGVKNIMSQNVDRILARGENLDHLRNKTEDLEASSEHFKTTSQKVARKYWWKNAKMIAIICVVVGIILLLIILLATGVIPT; from the exons GATATGGGAGGGGCAACTGCCCCAGCGGCCCCTGACCACGTGAGGGATCTCCAAAGTGAGGTGGAGGGAGTTAAAAACATCATGTCCCAAAACGTGGATAGAATTCTGGCTCGAGGAGAGAATCTGGATCATCTAAGGAATAAAACAGAAGACCTGGAAGCAAGC TCTGAACACTTCAAGACCACTTCCCAGAAGGTTGCCCGCAAGTACTGGTGGAAAAACGCAAAGATGATTGCCATAATCTGTGTGGTGGTTGGCATCATTTTACTCCTCATCATCCTCCTCGCCACTGGAGTCATCCCCACATAA